GCGCCGAGGGCGGGACCGAGCAGCTCCGGCGGGGTCTCCAGGTCGACCAGGCCGATCGCGCCGAAGACCCGGCGCCAGCCGATCGGCCCCTCGTCGCCGGGGATGACGGCGAGGCCGAGGGCCGCGTCGAGGGAGACCGGGCCGCCCTGGAAGACCACGCCCGGCTCACCGGCCAGACCCGCCCAGGGGGCCAGCACGTCTCCGACGGTGACGGGGGTGGGCCGGTTGAGGACGACGCCGAGCGAGCCCTCGTCGTCGTGGTCGAGCAGCAGCACCACCGCGCGGTCGAAGTTCGGGTCCGCGAGGGCGGGGGTGGCCACGAGCAGCCGTCCTGTGAGCGAGGACACCTCGGTCATGCGACACATGATCCCGCATCTTCGGCGCGAGCGGGGGTTCTCGGGCGCAATGCCGGGAAACCCGCGGAAGCCGAGGCGAGCCTCGCAGGTCGGGAGGGGCGGGACAGGAGGGCCCGGACCGCCCGCGCGGGACAACCGGACGGTGACAGTCCGCAAGATCGCGGAAACGGAGGGTGTTGTGCCGAATTCATTACATCTGACAGGCACCCCGACCGGCCCGATCGGGGTCCAATGGCCCCTTACCCTTTTCTCTGGCCACCCGACCGACGACTCCGGAACGCGAGATTCATGACCGGCACAGACGATGTCCTGCTTGTCCACGGCGGAACCCCGCTGGAGGGCGAGATCCGCGTTCGCGGCGCGAAGAACCTCGTGCCCAAGGCGATGGTCGCCGCCCTGCTCGGCAGCGGCCCCAGCAGACTGCGCAACGTGCCCGACATCCGTGACGTCCGCGTCGTGCGCGGACTGCTGCAGCTGCACGGAGTGACGGTCCGCCCCGGCGAGGAGCCGGGCGAGCTGGTGCTCGACCCGACCCACGTCGAGTCCGCCAACGTCGCCGACATCGACGCCCACGCCGGCTCGTCGCGCATCCCGATCCTCTTCTGCGGCCCCCTGCTGCACCGCCTCGGCCACGCCTTCATCCCGGGCCTCGGCGGCTGCGACATCGGCGGCCGGCCGATCGACTTCCACTTCGACGTGCTCCGCCAGTTCGGCGCGACCATCGAGAAGCGGGCCGACGGCCAGTACCTGGAGGCCCCGCAGCGCCTTCGCGGCTGCAAGATCCGCCTCCCGTACCCCTCGGTCGGCTCGACCGAGCAGGTGCTGCTCACGGCGGTCCTCGCCGACGGCGTCACCGAGCTGTCGAACGCGGCCGTGGAGCCCGAGATCGAGGACCTGATCTGCGTCCTGCAGAAGATGGGCGCGATCATCTCCATGGACACCGACCGGACCATCCGGATCACCGGTGTCGACAAGCTCGACGGCTACACCCACCGGGCCCTCCCGGACCGCCTGGAGGCGGCCTCCTGGGCGTCCGCGGCGCTCGCCACCGAGGGCAACATCTACGTGCGCGGCGCCCAGCAGCGCTCGATGATGACCTTCCTCAACACCTACCGGAAGGTCGGCGGCGCCTTCGAGATCGACGACGAGGGCATCCGCTTCTGGCACCCGGGCGGCTCGCTCAACGCGATCCACCTGGAGACCGACGTCCACCCCGGCTTCCAGACCGACTGGCAGCAGCCGCTGGTGGTCGCCCTGACGCAGGCGTCCGGCCTCTCCATCGTCCACGAGACGGTGTACGAGTCCCGGCTCGGCTTCACCTCGGCGCTGAACCAGATGGGCGCCCACATCCAGCTGTACCGCGAGTGCCTGGGCGGCTCGGACTGCCGCTTCGGCCAGCGGAACTTCCTCCACTCGGCGGTCGTCAGCGGCCCCACCCGCCTCCAGGGCGCCGACCTGGTCATCCCGGACCTGCGCGGCGGCTTCTCGTACCTGATCGCGGCCCTCGCCGCCCAGGGCACGAGCCGGGTGCACGGCATCGACCTGATCAACCGCGGCTACGAGAACTTCATGGAGAAGCTCGTCGAGCTCGGCGCCAAGGTCGAGCTGCCGGGCAGCGCGCTGGTCTGAGGCCCGGCCCCCCCGGCCCCCTGCCGGGGGGGCCGGGGGTCGTCCCCCGGGCGAGCACAGCTTGGAGAAGCTCGTCGAGCTCGGCGCGAAGGTCGAGCCGCCGGGCAGCGCGCTCGTGCAGGACACCTGGCGGAAGGCCCTGCGGGGCCTTCTCCCGGACGTACGGAAGGGCGGCCACCCCGGAGGGGGTGGCCGCCCTTCGCGTGCGCCTACAGGCCGCTTACTTGCCCTTGGCGGCTTCCTTGAGCTTCGAGCCCGCGGAGACCTTCACGCTGTAGCCGGCCGGGATGTTGATCGGGTCGCCGGTCTGCGGGTTACGAGCGGTGCGAGCGGCACGGTGGGTGCGCTCGAAGGTCAGGAAGCCGGGGATGGTGACCTTCTCGTCGCCCTTGGCGACGACCTCGCCGACGGTCTCGGCGAGGGCGGCCAGCACGGCGTCGGCGTCCTTGCGGGTCACCTCGGCGCGGTCGGCCAGCGCGGCCACCAGCTCACTGCGGTTCATGTTGTTACTCCCGTGTTCTTCTTGCCTGTGAGGCGTGAGATCGAAGCCGATGCTGCCAGGGGCCTCGGACAGTCCCCGGAACCGGGTCTGCCTCTCGTGGATCCCTCGCGCCCTGGGGGTTCCCCCCTGGACGAAGTCCTCGGGGGAGCATCCTGCCCCCACCAGCGGCGGGAACGCCAATCCGGCACCCCCTGGGGTCACACGGAAAGCGCCGGAGCCCCCTGGTGGTGACGTAGCGTCGACTCCCCGCAAACGGTGCGGAGCCGAAAAGCCACCCTAAAGGCGGGTTTACGGCTCCGCGAATCGCGACACGCTCGGGGTACCGCTCCCCGGTGACCTCAGACGCCCGCGCCCGCCGCCTTCGCGGCGGTCCGGACGGCCCCGGCGACCGCGCCCGCGACCTTGTCGTTGAAGACCGACGGGATGATGTAGTTCGGGTTCAGCTCGTCCTCGGTGACGACGTCCGCGAGGGCCGCGGCGGCCGCCAGCATCATCTCGGTGTTCACCGTGCGGGACTGCGCGTCGAGCAGACCGCGGAAGACGCCGGGGAAGACCAGGACGTTGTTGATCTGGTTCGGGAAGTCCGAGCGGCCGGTGGCGACGACGGCGGCGGTCTGCCGCGCGGCGGCGGGGTCGACCTCCGGGTCGGGGTTCGCGAGCGCGAACACGATGGAGTCCTCGGCCATCGCGGCCACGTCCGCCGCGTCCAGCAGGTTCGGGGCCGACACGCCGATGAAGACGTCCGCGCCGACGACGGCCTCCTTGAGGGTGCCGGTGACGCCCTCCGGGTTGGTGTTGTCGGCGATCCAGCGCAGCGGGGAGTCGGCCGGGGCGGCCACTAGGTCCTCACGGCCGGCGTGCACGACGCCGTGGATGTCGGCGACGACCGCGTGCTTCACGCCCGCGGCGATCAGCAGCTTCAGGATGGCCGTACCGGCCGCGCCGGCGCCGGACATGACGACCCGGACGTCCCCGATGCCCTTGCCGACCACGCGGAGCGCGTTGGTGAGGGCGGCGAGGACGACGATGGCGGTGCCGTGCTGGTCGTCGTGAAAGACCGGGATGTCCAGGGCCTCGCGGAGCCGCGCCTCGATCTCGAAGCAGCGGGGCGCCGAGATGTCCTCCAGGTTGATGCCCGCGAAGCCGGGGGCGATGGCCTTGACGATCGCCACGATCTCGTCGGTGTCCTGGGTGTCCAGGCAGATCGGCCAGGCGTCGATGTCGGCGAAGCGCTTGAAGAGGGCCGCCTTGCCCTCCATGACCGGCATGGCCGCCATCGGGCCGATGTTGCCGAGGCCGAGGACGGCGGAGCCGTCGGTGACGACCGCGACGGTGTTGCGCTTGATGGTGAGGCGGCGGGCGTCCTCGGGGTTCTCGGCGATCGCCATGCACACGCGGGCGACGCCCGGGGTGTAGATCATCGAGAGGTCGTCACGGTTGCGGATGGGGTGCTTGGACGCCATCTCGATCTTGCCGCCGAGGTGCATCAGGAACGTGCGGTCCGAGACCTTGCCGAGGACGACGCCCTCGATGCCCCGCAGCCGCTCGACGATCTCGTCGGCGTGCGCGGTGGAGGTCGCGGCGATGGTGACGTCGATCCGGAGCTTCTCGTGACCCGAGGCGGTGACGTCGAGGCCGGTGACGGAGCCTCCGTGGGACTCGACCGCAGCCGTGAGCTGCGAGACCGCGGTGCCGCTCGCGGGCACCTCCAGCCGGACCGTCATCGAGTACGAGACGCTGGGCGCCGTTGCCATGGCCGGGTTCCTCTGCTTTCCCTAGCTTCGTTGCTACGCCGCCCCGGCTGGTTGCCCTGGCGGCGCCCTCCGATCGTCGCACCTACCCGCCGGTAGCAGGTAATGCGGTCATTTTGTTTTCGGAAAGTAGTTTCCACCATACGAGAGATGCGGGAGCAACAGAAGAGGCCCCGGTCATCGGAAGACGACCGGGGCCTCAACTTCGTATGTATGTCTAAGTGACACCGACCCGCCATGCTCGCCTCGCGGCAAGTGGTCCCTCTGAGGGACGAAGGTTGGGCCCGGGGGCTTGGATCGAGCCGGTGTCACGACAAGGCTAACAAAGCCTCCGCGAAGGTGATTCCCCTGGCGCGTGTTGACCGGAAATCACCCTCGGGAGCCCTCGTTCCGCGTCCCGTACCCAGCCCCGCCCTCAGTCCCGTCCTCAGTCCCGTCCTCAGTCCCGCAGGAGGTCCGGGACCCCGGCCGCGTCCGGCAGGTCCCGCTCGCCCGCGAGCACGGTGAGCGCCTGCGTCGACCGGGTGAGGGCCACGTAGAGGACCCGCAGGCCCGCCGGGGACTCGTCGGCGATCTCGGCCGGGGAGACGACGAGGGTGGCGTCGTACTCCAGGCCCTTCGCCTCCAGCGAGCCGAGCGCGACCACCCGGTCGCCGAGCCCGTCGAGCCAGCGGGCGGCCTCCGTACGCCGGTCCATGGCGACGACCACGCCGACCGTGCCCTCGACCTCGGCGAGCAGCCGCTCCGCCTCGGACCGCACGGATCCGGCCAGGTCACCGCCCTCGCCGACGGCGACGAACCGGGGCTCGACGCCGGTCGAGCGGACCGCCTTCGGGGACTCCTTGCCCGGCATGGCGAGGGCCAGGACCTTGGCGGCCAGCTCGGCGATCTCCGCCGGGTTGCGGTAGTTCACGGTCAGCTCGAAGCGGCGGCGCGGCCGGGAGCCGAGCGCCTCGTCACGGGCGGCGGCGGCCTCGTCCGGGTCCGACCAGGAGGACTGGGCCGGGTCCCCGACGATCGTCCAGGTGGCGTGCCGGCCGCGGCGACCGACCATCCGCCACTGCATCGGGGTGAGGTCCTGGGCCTCGTCGACGATCACGTGGGCGTACTCGGTGCGCTCGGCGGCCAGCCGCTCGGCCCGCTCCCGCTGGGTCTCCTCCCGTACCGGCATCAGCTCCTCCAGGCCGGTGAGCTGGTCCAGCGGGTCGTACTCCCGCTTCCGCTTCGGCCGGGCGGGGGCGCCGAGCAGGGTGTGCAGCTCGTCCAGGAGGGCGACGTCGTGGACCGAGAGGCCCGGGCGGCGCAGCGAGCGGGCGACGCGGCGGACCTCGCCGGGGTTGAGGACCCGGCGGGCCCAGCGGCCGAGCCGCTTCTCGTCGGCCATGGCGTCCAGCACCCGGCGCGGGGCCAGCTCCGGCCACCAGGCGTCGAGGAAGCCGGTGAAGGAGTCCTCGGTGGAGACGTCCTCGTCGAAGGAGGAGCGCAGCTCGGCGGCGAGCTCGGGGTCGCTGTGCCGGCCGGCGGCGCCCGACTTGGCGTAGAGGGCGTCGAGGAGCAGGCGGCGGGCGCGGGGGCGGAGCAGGTTGACGGGGGCGGTGCCGGAGAGCACGTTCTGCCGGATCCGCCGCAGCTCGCCCTCCTCCAGTTCGAGGCGGCGCCCGAAGGCGACCACCCGGAGCAGCTTGGGCGTGTCGGGGCCCTCCAGGGCGCCGCGTGCGGCCTTGCGGAGCACGGCGAGCATCCGCGACGAGCCCTTGACCCGCGAGACGGCGGGCTCGTCGTACGCGTCGGCCTCGGCCCCGTCGACGAGGTTGCCCAGCGCCCGGATGGCGACCTGCCCCTCCTCGCCGAGGGAGGGCAGCACGCCCTCGGTGTACGAGACGAGCAGCGGCGTCGGCGAGACGATGAGGATGCCGCCGGCGTACCGCCTGCGGTCCTGGTAGAGCAGGTACGCGGCCCGGTGCAGCGCCACGGCGGTCTTCCCGGTGCCCGGCCCGCCCTCGACGTAGGTGACGGAGGCGGCGGGGGCGCGGATGACGAGGTCCTGCTCGGCCTGGATGGACGAGACGATGTCCCGCATGGTGTGGCTGCGGGCCTGGCCGAGAGCGGCCATCAGGGCGCCGTCGCCGATGACCGGCAGTTCGGCGCCGCGGAGGCTGGCCTTCAGCTCCGGGCGCATGAGGTCGTCCTCGACGCCGAGGACCCGGCGGCCCTTCGACCGGATGACCCGGCGGCGGACGACCCGGCCCGGCTCGACGGGGGTGGACCGGTAGAAGGGCGCGGCGGCGGGGGCGCGCCAGTCGATGACGAGCGGGGAGTAGTCGGCGTCCAGGACGCCGATGCGGCCGATGTGCAGGGTCTCGCCGATGTCGGCGGTGTTGTCGGGCCGGATGGCGTCGTCGGCGGGCTCGACGGAGGTGTAGGCGCCGTCGGGCCCCTTGACCCCGTCCTTCCCCTCCAGCAGGTCGATCCGCCCGAACAGGAAGTCCTCGAACTCGTTGTTGAGCCGGTTCAGGTGGATCCCGGCGCGGAAGACCTGGGCGTCGCGCTCGGCGAGGGCTCCGGGCGTGCCGACGTGCCCCTTCTGCGCGGCGTCGTTCATCAGGAACTCCGCCTCGTGGATCTTCTCCTCCAGGCGGCGGTAGACCTGGTCCAGATGTTCCTGCTCGACGCCGATCTCACGGTCTCTGACCGTGTCGACGGCTTCCTGCGCGGCCACTAAGGCCCCCTTCTGACGTGCACTGGGCAGCCGTCAAAGGTACGCCACCGGTGGCCGCCGTGTCAGGCGAGGGGCGGCGGCTGATCGTGCAGGATCCGCTGGAAGAGGTGGTGGTCGCGCCACGCGCCGGCGATGTGCAGGTACCGGGGCGCGGTCCCGATCCGCTCGAACCCGGCCTTGGCGAGGACGCGCTGCGAGGCGTGGTTGTCGAGCAGCGTGGACGCCTCGATCCGGTGCAGCCCGAGCTCGTCCCGCGAGGCGCGCAGCACCTCGGCGACGAGCAGGGAGGCGATGCCGCGGCCGACGCGCTCGCCGTCCACCCAGTAGCCCAGGGACGCGCTGCGGAACGGCCCCAGCACGATCCCGGAGAGGATCGCGGCCCCGACGATCCGCTCCCCTTCGAAGGCGAACCACCGCCGGCCGCCGTCGGCGAGCCGCTCGGCCTGCGCCTCGGCGGTGTAGTACCGCTCGGCGCGGTAGGGCTCGGTGGCCCGCATGTGCGCCCGGTTCCGCGCCAGCGCGTCCGCGAGCGCCGCGGCGTCCGCCCCCCGCCCCTCCCTGACCCCCACACTCTCCATACCCGCACGGTACCCGGCCCCGCACACCCGGCGCCTGCGCGTCCGTTGTGGGCTGCACGCGGCGCCCGCGCCGTCCGTTGTGGGCAATCGTTCCGCCCCTTGCGGAACGCCTGCCCACACGGAGGCCCGGCCAGCGGGCGCCGCCCAGAAGCCGCGCCCGGCGCGGGAGCCGGAAGGGCGGACGCCTACGCGGGCGTGGGGTCTTCGGCCAGGGGGTCCAGGGAGAGGCGGTAGCCGCGTTTGACGACCGTCTGGATCAGCTTGGGGGTCCCCAGCGCCGCACGGAGCCGCGCCATCGCCGTCTCCACCGCGTGCTCGTCCCGCCCCGCCCCCGGCAGCGCCCGCAGCAGGTCCGCCCGGGAGACGACCCAGCCCGGCCGGCGGGCCAGGAGGCCGAGGAGCGCCATGCCGGCCGGCGGCACGGGCCGGAGCTCCCCGTCGACGAGCACCGCGTGGCCCCGGATCTCGACGCGGTGCCCGGCGACGGGCAGCACCCGCGCCCGCGCGGGCAGTTCGGTGCAGAGGAGCTGCACGAGCGGCCCGAGCCGGAAGCGTTCGGGCTGGTGCGTCGGGATGCCCTCGGCCTGCAGCGGCAGCGCCGTCACCGGCCCCACGCACACCGCGAGCACCTCGTGCCGCAGCGCCTCGACGACCCGGTCCCGTATCCCCCGCTCGGCGGCCCGGGCGAAGAGCGACGCCGCGGCGGGCGCGCTGGTGAAGGCGACCGCGTCGACGGAGCCGGCGAGGACCGTGTCGATCAGCCGGTCGAGCGGCCCGAGGTCCTCCGGCGGCATCCACCGGTAGACGGGGACGCCGAGGACGCTCGCCCCTGCGGCGGTGAGCGCCTCGACGAAGCCGGGGAGCGGTTCGCCGTGGAGCTGGAGGGCGATCCGACGCCCGGCGACGCCTTCGGCGAGGAGCCGGTCGAGGACCTCGGCCATCGACTCGGACGAGGGCGACCAGGACTCGGTGAGCCCGGCGGCCCGCACCGCGCCCTTGACCTTGGGCCCGCGGGCGAGGAGTTCGACCCCGCGCAGCGCGTCGAGGAGCTCGGAGCCGTACCCCCAGCCCTCCGCCGCCTCGACCCAGCCGCGGAAGCCGATCGCGGTGGTGGCGACGACGACGTCCGGGGTGTCGCCGATGATCTCCTTGGTGGCGGCGAGGAGTTCGGCGTCGTCGGCGAGGGGCACGATCCGCAGGGCGGGGCCGTGCACGACGGCCGCGCCGCGCCGACGCAGCAGGGCGATGAGTTCGTCCGCGCGCCGGGCCGCGGTGACGCCGACGGTGAAGCCGGCCAGGGGTCCGTGTTCGTGCTGGTCCATGGGCATCGAGAGTGGCGCGGACGCGTGACGGTCGGGGTTCACGCGTATTTCCTGCCCGTTACGGTACGCGCCCGGCACCCCGGCTCACACCTTCGCGTATCCGGGCCGGTTCTCCGGCTCCTCGGCGGACTCGGCGGTGTCGGGCACGACGGGCGGGCGCCGAAGGTATACCGCCCAGGTGACGGCCATGCAGGCGGCGTAGAAGGCGAGGAAGGCGACGAAGGCGCCGGTGCCGCTGCCGACGGTCTGGAAGGACTGCCGGAAGGCGAGGTTGATGCCGAGGCCGCCGAGGGCGCCGACGGCCCCGATGAGACCCATGGAGGCGCCGGAGAGGCGCCGCCCGTACGCCTCGGCGGTGTCGCCGCTCAGGCCCTTGCGGTGGCCCTGGGCGAGGAAGATCGCCGGGATCATCTTGTAGGTGGAGCCGTTGCCGAGGCCGCTGAGGACGAAGAGGGCGATGAAGCCGACGAGGAAGACGGCGAGGGACTCGGCCAGCGAGGCGTAGATGACCACGCCGGTGGCGGCGGCCATGGCGGCGAAGGTGCCGAGGGTGATGCGGGCGCCGCCGTGCTTGTCGGCGAGGGAGCCGCCGAGCGGGCGGATGAGGGAGCCGAGCAGGGGGCCGATGAAGGTGAGCGAGGCGGCCTGGAGCGGGGTGCGGCCGAACTGGGTCTGGAGGACGAGGCCGAAGGCGAAGCTGTAGCCGATGAAGGAGCCGAAGGTCCCCACGTAGAGGAAGGCCATGATCCAGGTGTGGCGGGCCCCGAGGGCCTCGCGGACGGCCCCGGTGTCGTTCTTCACGGGCGTGAGGTTGTCCATGAAGAGGGCGGAGCAGACGGCGGCGGCGATGATCAGCGGCAGGTAGACGCCGAGGACGATCCTGGGGTGCAGGGCGCCGGCGGTGCCGATGACGAGGAGGCCGACGAGCTGGACGACGGGGACGCCGATGTTGCCGCCGCCGGCGTTGAGACCGAGCGCCCAGCCCTTCTTCCGGAGCGGGAAGAAGGCGTTGATGTTGGTCATGGAGGAGGCGAAGTTGCCGCCGCCGACGCCGGTGAGGGCCGCCACCAGGACGAAGGTGGAATAGGAAGTGCCGGGTTCCATGACGGCGTAGGCGAAGCCGGTCGGCAGCAGGAGCAGCAGGGCGCTGAAGATCGTCCAGTTGCGGCCGCCGAAGCGGGCGACGGCGAAGGTGTACGGGATGCGGATCAGCGCGCCGACGAAGGTCGCGGTGGCGATGAGGAAGAACTTCCCGGCGGGGTCGATGCCGTACTGCGGCCCCATGAAGAGGACCATCACGGACCACAGGCTCCAGATGGAGAAGCCGATGTGCTCGGAGAAGACCGAGAAGGCGAGGTTCCGTCGGGCGATCCGCTCGCCCTTCTCCCGCCAGAAGGTCTCGTCCTCCGGCTCCCAGACGTCGATCCAGCGCCCGCCCATCTCAGCACCTCCACGGTGTCGGATCCGGTCCCGGATCCTGGTGACCCCGACGCTAGGAGGGCGGCGTTTCAGGACGGTGCCGCGAGGTGACGTCGGCGGAACCTTGCTCTCACCCGGGCCCCGCGGCCCCTGTGAGTGGGACGCCCGGCAGCCCCGGTTCGCCGTCCGGGAGCCAGGAGCCGGGCGGACGTTCCAGCCAGCCCTCGCGGGCGCCCAGTTCGGCGGCGGCGGTGCGGAGGGCGTCGAGGGCGGGGTGGCGCAGGCCCTTGCGCCAGACGAGGCTCACGGGCGAGAGGGGGACGGGGTCGACGAGGGGCCGCAGGACGCAGCCGGGCATGGGCGGGAAGCCGGTGCCGGCCAGGACCGGGCGCCGGTGCTTGGCCATGATCCGCTGGAACTCCTCCTTGCCGACGGCGAGCGGCGCGGGCGGCGCGAGGTGGATGCCGCGGCCGGCGAAGAGCCGGGCGGCGAGGTCGGTCCACTCGGGGGTGCGGTCGTTCCCGGCGCCGGCGTAGAGGTGTTCGCCGGCGAGCCGGGCGAGCGGCACCTCGGGCAGGGCGGCGAGCTCGTGGTCCTCGGGCAGCAGCACCGCCATCGGCTCGTACCGGACGAAACACGCGTCGAGCCGGGCCCGCAGGGCGGGCGGGAGGCCGCCGTACCGTCCGAAGGAGGCGTCGAGCCGGCCGGCCAGGATCTCGCGCGCGGCGCCGGTGAGACCGGACTCGAAGCGGGCCATCAGCTCGTGCTCGGGGGCGAGTTCGCGGGCGCGGCGCAGGATCCGGTCCTGGACGAGGCCGGGCGTGTTGAGGTCGACGAGGAGCGGCCGGGCCTCGGCCCGGAAGGCGTCGCGGAGCGCGTCGTGGGCGTCGAGGACCCGGCGGGCGTACGGGAGGAGCCGTTCGCCGTCCGGGGTGAGGGCGACCTGCCGGGTGGTCCGTACGAAGAGCGGGACGCCGACCTCGCGCTCCAGGCGCCGGATGTCCCGGCTGAGCGCCTGCTGGGCGACGAAGAGCCGGCCGGCGGCGCGGGTGAAGTGCAGCTCCTCGGCGACGGCGGTGAAGGCGCGGAGCAGCCGGGGTTCGATGTCGTACGGTGTGGCCACCCGCCGCATTCAACAACACAGGTGCGTGAATGGCGACCGTACAGGTGTTGGACGGTCCGGGCCCCGCGGCCGGAGCCTTGCGTCATGCCCCAGCAGCACCTCGTCCCCACTCCCGCCGGCCCGGGCCTGGCTCCCCGCTACCGCGAGCGCCCCGCCGCGCTCCCCCGCAACCCGTACCTCCGGCTCTTCGCCCTGCCCGGCACGCGCGCGTTCACCGCCGGGAACCTGATCGCCCGGCTGCCCTCGGGGATGTTCGGCATCAGCGCGGTGCTCATGATCTCGGCGGCGTACGACTCCTACGCGCTGGCCGGCGCGGTCGGCGCGACCGGCCTGGTGGCGGGCGCGGTGGCGGCGCCGTGGGTCGCCCGGCTGGTGGACCGGCACGGGCAGGGCCGGGTCGCCGTCCCGGCGGCGCTGCTGGCCGCCCTGGGGCAGCTGGCGCTGCTGCTGTGCGTCCGGGGGCACGCGCCCGTGTGGGCGCTGTTCTGCGCGGTCGTCCTGACCGCGACCGCACCGAACACGGGCGGCATGTCCCGGGCCCGCTGGGCGCACCTGCTGCGCGGTGACGCGGCGGCGCTGCACACGGCGAACTCGTTCGAGCAGGCCGCCGACGAGCTGTGTTTCATGCTGGGTCCGCTGCTGGCGGCGGTGGCCTGCTCGGCGCTGTTCCCGGAGGCGGGCACGCTGGTGGCGGCCGTCCTGCTGCTGACCGGCGTCCTGCTGTTCGCGGCCCAGCGCTCGACCGAGCCGCCGGTCGCCCCGCGCTCCTCGGCGGGCTCGCCGCTGCGGGTGCCGGGGATGCCGCCGCTGCTGGCGGTCTTCGTCGCCACGGGGGCGGTCTTCGGCGCGATGGAGGTGACCGCCCTGGCCTACGTGGACGGTCCGCTCGCCGGCCCGGTCCTGGCGCTCCAGGCCGCGGGTTCGTGCGCGGCGGGCCTGCTCTACGGGCGGGCCCGCCGGGGCGCGGGCCTGCGCGGCTGCCTGGCGGCGATGACGGTCCTGATGGCGGCGCCGCTGCTGGCGGCGGGGACGGGTTCCCTGCTCGCCCTGGCCGCCGGTCTGCTGGTGGCGGGCATGGCGACGGCCCCGACGATGGTGACGGGGATGGGGCTGGTCCAGCGGCTCGTGCCGTCCTCCCAGCTGAACGAGGGCATGACGCTGGCCGTGACCGCGCTCCTGGGG
The Streptomyces roseofulvus genome window above contains:
- a CDS encoding HelD family protein — protein: MAAQEAVDTVRDREIGVEQEHLDQVYRRLEEKIHEAEFLMNDAAQKGHVGTPGALAERDAQVFRAGIHLNRLNNEFEDFLFGRIDLLEGKDGVKGPDGAYTSVEPADDAIRPDNTADIGETLHIGRIGVLDADYSPLVIDWRAPAAAPFYRSTPVEPGRVVRRRVIRSKGRRVLGVEDDLMRPELKASLRGAELPVIGDGALMAALGQARSHTMRDIVSSIQAEQDLVIRAPAASVTYVEGGPGTGKTAVALHRAAYLLYQDRRRYAGGILIVSPTPLLVSYTEGVLPSLGEEGQVAIRALGNLVDGAEADAYDEPAVSRVKGSSRMLAVLRKAARGALEGPDTPKLLRVVAFGRRLELEEGELRRIRQNVLSGTAPVNLLRPRARRLLLDALYAKSGAAGRHSDPELAAELRSSFDEDVSTEDSFTGFLDAWWPELAPRRVLDAMADEKRLGRWARRVLNPGEVRRVARSLRRPGLSVHDVALLDELHTLLGAPARPKRKREYDPLDQLTGLEELMPVREETQRERAERLAAERTEYAHVIVDEAQDLTPMQWRMVGRRGRHATWTIVGDPAQSSWSDPDEAAAARDEALGSRPRRRFELTVNYRNPAEIAELAAKVLALAMPGKESPKAVRSTGVEPRFVAVGEGGDLAGSVRSEAERLLAEVEGTVGVVVAMDRRTEAARWLDGLGDRVVALGSLEAKGLEYDATLVVSPAEIADESPAGLRVLYVALTRSTQALTVLAGERDLPDAAGVPDLLRD
- a CDS encoding HU family DNA-binding protein; its protein translation is MNRSELVAALADRAEVTRKDADAVLAALAETVGEVVAKGDEKVTIPGFLTFERTHRAARTARNPQTGDPINIPAGYSVKVSAGSKLKEAAKGK
- a CDS encoding YqgE/AlgH family protein, yielding MTEVSSLTGRLLVATPALADPNFDRAVVLLLDHDDEGSLGVVLNRPTPVTVGDVLAPWAGLAGEPGVVFQGGPVSLDAALGLAVIPGDEGPIGWRRVFGAIGLVDLETPPELLGPALGALRIFAGYAGWGPGQLEAELTEGAWYVVESEPGDVSSPTPETLWRQVLRRQRGDLAMVATYPDDPSLN
- a CDS encoding nitrate/nitrite transporter translates to MGGRWIDVWEPEDETFWREKGERIARRNLAFSVFSEHIGFSIWSLWSVMVLFMGPQYGIDPAGKFFLIATATFVGALIRIPYTFAVARFGGRNWTIFSALLLLLPTGFAYAVMEPGTSYSTFVLVAALTGVGGGNFASSMTNINAFFPLRKKGWALGLNAGGGNIGVPVVQLVGLLVIGTAGALHPRIVLGVYLPLIIAAAVCSALFMDNLTPVKNDTGAVREALGARHTWIMAFLYVGTFGSFIGYSFAFGLVLQTQFGRTPLQAASLTFIGPLLGSLIRPLGGSLADKHGGARITLGTFAAMAAATGVVIYASLAESLAVFLVGFIALFVLSGLGNGSTYKMIPAIFLAQGHRKGLSGDTAEAYGRRLSGASMGLIGAVGALGGLGINLAFRQSFQTVGSGTGAFVAFLAFYAACMAVTWAVYLRRPPVVPDTAESAEEPENRPGYAKV
- a CDS encoding NAD-dependent malic enzyme translates to MATAPSVSYSMTVRLEVPASGTAVSQLTAAVESHGGSVTGLDVTASGHEKLRIDVTIAATSTAHADEIVERLRGIEGVVLGKVSDRTFLMHLGGKIEMASKHPIRNRDDLSMIYTPGVARVCMAIAENPEDARRLTIKRNTVAVVTDGSAVLGLGNIGPMAAMPVMEGKAALFKRFADIDAWPICLDTQDTDEIVAIVKAIAPGFAGINLEDISAPRCFEIEARLREALDIPVFHDDQHGTAIVVLAALTNALRVVGKGIGDVRVVMSGAGAAGTAILKLLIAAGVKHAVVADIHGVVHAGREDLVAAPADSPLRWIADNTNPEGVTGTLKEAVVGADVFIGVSAPNLLDAADVAAMAEDSIVFALANPDPEVDPAAARQTAAVVATGRSDFPNQINNVLVFPGVFRGLLDAQSRTVNTEMMLAAAAALADVVTEDELNPNYIIPSVFNDKVAGAVAGAVRTAAKAAGAGV
- a CDS encoding GNAT family protein, giving the protein MESVGVREGRGADAAALADALARNRAHMRATEPYRAERYYTAEAQAERLADGGRRWFAFEGERIVGAAILSGIVLGPFRSASLGYWVDGERVGRGIASLLVAEVLRASRDELGLHRIEASTLLDNHASQRVLAKAGFERIGTAPRYLHIAGAWRDHHLFQRILHDQPPPLA
- a CDS encoding uroporphyrinogen-III synthase: MDQHEHGPLAGFTVGVTAARRADELIALLRRRGAAVVHGPALRIVPLADDAELLAATKEIIGDTPDVVVATTAIGFRGWVEAAEGWGYGSELLDALRGVELLARGPKVKGAVRAAGLTESWSPSSESMAEVLDRLLAEGVAGRRIALQLHGEPLPGFVEALTAAGASVLGVPVYRWMPPEDLGPLDRLIDTVLAGSVDAVAFTSAPAAASLFARAAERGIRDRVVEALRHEVLAVCVGPVTALPLQAEGIPTHQPERFRLGPLVQLLCTELPARARVLPVAGHRVEIRGHAVLVDGELRPVPPAGMALLGLLARRPGWVVSRADLLRALPGAGRDEHAVETAMARLRAALGTPKLIQTVVKRGYRLSLDPLAEDPTPA
- the murA gene encoding UDP-N-acetylglucosamine 1-carboxyvinyltransferase, translated to MTGTDDVLLVHGGTPLEGEIRVRGAKNLVPKAMVAALLGSGPSRLRNVPDIRDVRVVRGLLQLHGVTVRPGEEPGELVLDPTHVESANVADIDAHAGSSRIPILFCGPLLHRLGHAFIPGLGGCDIGGRPIDFHFDVLRQFGATIEKRADGQYLEAPQRLRGCKIRLPYPSVGSTEQVLLTAVLADGVTELSNAAVEPEIEDLICVLQKMGAIISMDTDRTIRITGVDKLDGYTHRALPDRLEAASWASAALATEGNIYVRGAQQRSMMTFLNTYRKVGGAFEIDDEGIRFWHPGGSLNAIHLETDVHPGFQTDWQQPLVVALTQASGLSIVHETVYESRLGFTSALNQMGAHIQLYRECLGGSDCRFGQRNFLHSAVVSGPTRLQGADLVIPDLRGGFSYLIAALAAQGTSRVHGIDLINRGYENFMEKLVELGAKVELPGSALV